From one Triticum aestivum cultivar Chinese Spring chromosome 4B, IWGSC CS RefSeq v2.1, whole genome shotgun sequence genomic stretch:
- the LOC123092486 gene encoding RNA pseudouridine synthase 5: MADAMAAAAGETPPLQANYVFGRAWPDLNEGLSYTDTFRGADAETTATLTNFYSENYKSSAPLPGWIHRIRNGQITVDGQVVTDPDMILREGSKLVYHRLAWKEPFAPHLLQVLYEDDDMVALNKPSGLQVLPKGLFQQRTVLAQLQWKEWKMPPSSCSKRKNVQLHPVPVHRLGRGTSGLLLCAKTKLAKVQLASYFAEGAANAEKKRDGTEVGKERKISKFYRALVTGILEHNEDVVTQPIGLVHYPGVAEGLYVACSSGKPAMSKVCVLERLVHQNQTLVQVEIHSGRPHQIRIHLAYIGHPLVDDPLYGIGGQPKFHDLESTSTDVCFAYDGGYERPLQPVPGDCGYHLHAHWLVLSHPTTNKMLKITAPLPHILQTREEHCDPQVDT; the protein is encoded by the exons ATGGCCGAcgcgatggccgccgccgccggagagacTCCGCCGCTGCAGGCGAACTACGTCTTCGGGAGGGCATGGCCGGATCTCAACGAAGGACTCTCCTACACCGATACGTTCCGCGGCGCTG ATGCGGAAACCACCGCCACCTTGACCAATTTCTACTCTGAGAACTACAAGAGCTCGGCGCCATTGCCAGG GTGGATTCATAGGATTCGCAATGGACAG ATAACGGTTGATGGCCAAGTTGTCACTGATCCAGATATGATTCTCAG GGAGGGTTCTAAGTTGGTATATCATCGCCTCGCATGGAAGGAGCCATTTGCACCACATTTGCTTCAAGTGCTTTATGAAGATGACGACATG GTAGCCCTTAATAAGCCTTCCGGTTTGCAAGTTCTGCCAAAAGGACTCTTCCAGCAGCGCACTGTTCTAGCACAACTTCAGTGGAAAGAGTGGAAGATGCCCCCATCAAGCTGCTCTAAGAGAAAAAATGTGCAGTTACATCCTGTACCTGTTCATCGATTAGGAAGGGGCACGTCAG GTCTACTGCTTTGTGCCAAGACAAAGCTTGCCAAAGTTCAACTTGCATCTTATTTTGCAGAAGGTGCTGCAAATGCAGAGAAGAAAAG GGATGGAACTGAGGTGGGCAAAGAACGGAAAATTTCAAAATTCTATCGAGCATTAGTAACTGGTATACTTGAACACAATGAG GATGTGGTTACTCAACCCATAGGATTGGTTCATTACCCTGGAGTTGCAGAGGGACTTTATGTGGCATGTTCCTCAG GAAAGCCAGCCATGAGCAAAGTGTGTGTTCTTGAGAGACTTGTGCATCAAAATCAAACGCTGGTCCAG GTTGAAATTCATTCAGGACGGCCTCACCAAATCCGAATACACCTTGCATACATTGGACACCCTCTTGTTG ATGATCCTCTCTATGGTATTGGTGGGCAGCCTAAATTTCATGACCTGGAATCTACTAGTACGGATGTTTGTTTTGCATACGACGG AGGTTATGAGAGGCCTTTACAGCCTGTTCCCGGAGACTGTGGGTATCACTTGCATGCTCATTGGCTGGTCCTTTCTCATCCAACCACGAATAAG ATGCTGAAGATAACCGCCCCTCTGCCGCATATCCTACAAACTCGAGAGGAGCATTGCGATCCGCAAGTTGATACTTGA